One window of Microcoleus vaginatus PCC 9802 genomic DNA carries:
- a CDS encoding carboxylate-amine ligase gives MQELNNSSSESAQKFRNLQTELRERWRAIEEFDSGDCDIIIIPSVSLDQQEMRKIEGAYHYEERHLFSLIRLRNPRTRLIYITSEPLHPMIVDYYLQLLPGIPFSHARDRLLLFSAYDASAKSLTQKILDRPRLMERIRQAVRPTKSYMVCYNSTPLERELSVKLGIPLWASDPDLLYWGTKSGSRQIFQECGVPYPDGSELVWNAEDLAEAAAQLWERQPDLQRMVIKLNEGFSGEGNAILDLRSLASKAPQERAKAIGEGFHNLRFQSTGETWENFSSRIPELGAIAEAFIEGEEKFSPSVQGRIIPSGEVEILSTHDQILGGPDGQIFLGCRFPADESYRLALQELGWKVGKNLAKKGALERFGVDFLAVKQSDGKWDLQAIEINLRKGGTTHPFMALKLLTNGRYDRTTGLFYSQQGRPKYYVASDNLKKERYRGLLPNDLMDIIADNQLHFDSGTETGSVFHLMGCLSEFGKLGLTSIGNSQQEAEEMYNKVVKVLDRET, from the coding sequence ATGCAAGAGTTAAATAATTCATCTTCCGAATCGGCGCAGAAGTTTCGCAATCTTCAGACAGAATTGCGCGAACGTTGGCGAGCGATAGAAGAATTCGACAGCGGAGATTGTGACATTATTATCATTCCTTCTGTCAGCTTAGATCAGCAAGAAATGCGGAAAATTGAGGGTGCTTACCACTACGAAGAGCGACATTTATTTTCATTAATTCGCCTGCGAAACCCCCGCACGCGCTTAATTTACATTACCTCGGAGCCCTTGCACCCGATGATTGTGGATTATTACCTGCAATTGCTGCCGGGAATTCCATTTTCTCACGCGCGCGATCGGCTTTTGCTGTTCAGTGCTTACGATGCTTCTGCCAAATCCCTCACCCAGAAAATTTTAGATCGCCCCCGCTTGATGGAGCGCATTCGTCAAGCAGTACGGCCGACAAAATCTTATATGGTTTGTTATAACTCGACGCCCTTAGAACGCGAGTTATCTGTTAAATTGGGAATTCCTTTGTGGGCCAGCGATCCCGACCTCTTATACTGGGGAACAAAAAGCGGCAGCAGGCAAATTTTCCAAGAATGTGGCGTGCCTTATCCTGACGGTTCCGAGTTGGTTTGGAATGCGGAAGATTTAGCAGAAGCTGCCGCTCAATTGTGGGAACGGCAGCCGGATTTGCAGCGGATGGTAATTAAGTTAAATGAAGGTTTTTCGGGGGAAGGAAATGCAATTCTAGATCTGCGTTCCCTGGCAAGTAAAGCGCCTCAAGAAAGAGCGAAGGCAATTGGGGAGGGCTTCCATAATTTGCGCTTTCAATCCACAGGCGAAACCTGGGAAAATTTTAGCAGCCGCATTCCCGAATTAGGGGCAATTGCCGAAGCATTTATCGAAGGAGAAGAAAAGTTCTCGCCCAGTGTTCAAGGCAGAATTATTCCCAGCGGCGAAGTAGAAATCCTCTCCACTCACGACCAGATTTTAGGAGGCCCAGACGGCCAAATTTTCTTGGGTTGCCGATTTCCTGCGGACGAATCTTATCGGCTGGCGTTGCAAGAATTGGGATGGAAAGTGGGGAAAAACTTAGCTAAAAAAGGGGCTTTAGAGAGATTTGGAGTAGATTTTCTCGCTGTAAAGCAATCCGATGGGAAATGGGATCTTCAAGCAATAGAAATTAACTTACGAAAAGGAGGCACAACTCATCCGTTTATGGCTTTGAAGCTGTTAACAAACGGTCGGTACGATCGTACTACCGGATTATTTTACAGCCAGCAGGGCCGTCCGAAATATTATGTCGCTTCGGACAATTTGAAAAAAGAGCGATATCGGGGATTATTACCGAACGATTTGATGGATATTATTGCTGACAATCAACTGCACTTTGACAGCGGTACAGAGACGGGCAGTGTGTTTCATTTAATGGGTTGTTTGTCGGAGTTTGGCAAATTGGGATTGACGAGTATCGGCAATTCGCAGCAAGAAGCTGAGGAGATGTATAACAAAGTGGTGAAAGTTCTAGATCGCGAAACGTGA
- the lepB gene encoding signal peptidase I yields MTRLDKSADEKPPQDTENPWIEGIKTIGLAAFLAFGIRTLVAEARYIPTGSMLPTLQINDRLIIDKVSYRFQDPQRGDIIVFMPPDPASLCTGQPPPIKDAYIKRVIGLPGDSVEVREGKVFINKQPLQEKYIEEIPQYPYGPVVVAPNSYLVLGDNRNASCDSHYWGFVPKQNIIGRAIVRFWPLNRTGSIDPTPLYPAKN; encoded by the coding sequence ATGACTCGTCTAGACAAGTCAGCCGACGAAAAACCTCCGCAAGACACCGAAAATCCTTGGATCGAAGGAATTAAGACGATCGGCTTAGCAGCATTCTTGGCCTTTGGCATCCGCACCCTGGTTGCCGAAGCTCGCTACATTCCCACCGGGTCGATGCTCCCAACCCTACAAATTAACGATCGATTAATTATAGATAAGGTGAGCTATCGATTCCAAGATCCCCAGCGAGGAGATATTATAGTGTTTATGCCTCCAGATCCAGCTAGTTTGTGCACGGGACAGCCGCCACCGATCAAAGATGCCTATATCAAGCGAGTGATCGGACTGCCGGGGGACAGTGTGGAAGTCAGAGAGGGAAAAGTTTTTATTAACAAGCAGCCGCTACAGGAAAAATATATTGAAGAAATTCCGCAGTATCCCTACGGGCCTGTAGTTGTAGCTCCAAATTCTTACTTGGTGCTCGGCGACAACCGCAACGCAAGCTGTGACAGTCATTACTGGGGCTTTGTACCCAAGCAAAATATCATCGGTAGGGCAATTGTGCGTTTTTGGCCACTCAACCGCACTGGTTCGATCGACCCCACACCTCTTTATCCCGCTAAAAATTAG
- a CDS encoding dihydroorotase, which translates to MTPKSSLLIRRARILLPNGEFLVGDVQICDRQIVKVAAEIVESGDREIDAKGLTLLPGVIDPQVHFREPGLEHKEDLFTASCACAKGGVTSFLEMPNTRPLTTTQAALDDKLSRAAEKCLVNYGFFIGATPENLPDLLNANPTPGIKVFMGSMHGQLLVDGEATLEAIFAKGDRLIAVHAEDQARINQRRQEFAGISDVTVHSQIQDNQAALLATQLALKLSNKYQRRLHILHLSTGDEAELLRQEKPSWVTAEVTPQHLLLNTSAYQKIGSLAQMNPPLREPRDNEILWQALLDGVIDFIATDHAPHTLAEKAQEYPNTPSGMPGVETSLPLMLTQAVEGRCTVAQVANWMSAAVAKAYKIPNKGAISPGFDADLVLVDLENYRPVVREEMVTKCGWSPFEGWSLTGWPVVTVVGGKVVFENGKLDTNVRGEALRFDAEQA; encoded by the coding sequence ATGACTCCCAAATCAAGTTTGTTAATCCGTCGCGCTCGCATTCTTTTGCCCAATGGTGAGTTTTTGGTAGGAGATGTGCAAATCTGCGATCGCCAAATTGTCAAAGTTGCTGCTGAAATTGTCGAATCGGGCGATCGAGAAATAGATGCCAAAGGCTTAACTCTGTTACCCGGAGTAATTGATCCCCAGGTACACTTCCGGGAACCGGGTTTAGAACACAAGGAAGACTTATTTACCGCTAGCTGTGCTTGCGCTAAAGGCGGCGTGACATCGTTTCTGGAAATGCCGAATACGCGACCTCTGACCACAACCCAAGCTGCCTTAGATGATAAACTAAGCCGCGCTGCCGAGAAGTGTTTGGTGAACTACGGCTTTTTTATTGGTGCAACGCCCGAGAATTTGCCGGATTTGTTGAATGCGAATCCGACTCCGGGAATTAAGGTGTTTATGGGTTCGATGCACGGGCAGCTTTTGGTCGATGGAGAAGCAACTTTAGAGGCGATTTTTGCCAAGGGCGATCGACTAATTGCCGTGCACGCAGAAGACCAAGCTAGAATCAACCAGAGGCGTCAGGAATTTGCCGGGATTTCCGATGTTACCGTGCACTCCCAAATTCAAGACAATCAAGCAGCTTTATTGGCAACTCAGCTAGCATTAAAACTTTCTAATAAGTATCAGCGGCGTCTGCATATTCTGCACCTTTCAACTGGGGATGAAGCTGAGTTGTTGCGTCAGGAAAAACCGAGTTGGGTGACAGCAGAAGTGACGCCCCAGCATTTGTTGTTAAATACCAGCGCCTATCAAAAAATTGGCAGTTTAGCTCAGATGAATCCGCCTTTGCGCGAACCCCGCGATAACGAAATACTTTGGCAAGCTTTACTCGACGGCGTAATTGATTTTATCGCCACTGACCACGCGCCGCACACATTAGCAGAAAAAGCTCAAGAATATCCAAATACGCCATCAGGAATGCCCGGAGTCGAAACTTCTTTGCCTTTGATGCTGACGCAAGCAGTAGAAGGAAGATGTACAGTGGCACAAGTTGCTAATTGGATGTCGGCAGCCGTTGCTAAGGCTTATAAGATTCCCAACAAAGGGGCTATTTCTCCGGGTTTTGATGCCGATTTGGTATTAGTAGATTTGGAAAATTATCGACCCGTCGTGCGAGAAGAAATGGTGACTAAGTGCGGCTGGAGTCCTTTTGAAGGTTGGAGTTTGACTGGGTGGCCAGTTGTGACTGTTGTTGGAGGAAAAGTTGTTTTTGAGAATGGTAAATTGGATACAAATGTGAGGGGAGAAGCCTTGAGATTTGACGCTGAGCAAGCATGA
- a CDS encoding DUF433 domain-containing protein — protein MLIEELETQLLALTPTEKAEVIRLLAQSLNNSWPGITKTPDVCGGDACIAKTRIPVWLLESFRREGSSDAELLQFYPHLSAADLVNVWTYADAHLEEIEEAICKNEEA, from the coding sequence ATGCTCATCGAAGAACTAGAAACACAACTCCTGGCCTTAACTCCGACTGAGAAAGCTGAAGTCATCAGACTTTTAGCCCAAAGTTTAAACAATAGCTGGCCAGGAATTACCAAAACTCCCGACGTGTGTGGCGGCGATGCTTGCATTGCCAAAACTCGCATCCCAGTTTGGCTGCTTGAAAGTTTTCGCCGTGAAGGTTCAAGCGATGCTGAACTTCTACAATTTTATCCCCATCTCAGCGCGGCCGATCTAGTCAATGTTTGGACTTATGCTGATGCACATCTGGAGGAAATCGAAGAAGCAATCTGCAAGAATGAGGAAGCCTGA
- a CDS encoding bifunctional alanine racemase/tRNA (adenosine(37)-N6)-threonylcarbamoyltransferase complex ATPase subunit type 1 TsaE: protein MKTLLSDSEATRKFGVALGRSLPPGTVILLQGDLGAGKTTLVQGIAEGLGISDSIESPTFTLINEYFGGRIPLYHLDLYRLEPEEVEALHLESYWDGLEMDLGIVAIEWAERLQYKPENYLQISLSYLDNGRQAEVIGNGDLLDWQWEN, encoded by the coding sequence ATGAAAACTTTGCTTTCAGATTCTGAGGCTACGCGCAAGTTTGGTGTTGCGTTAGGCCGATCGCTCCCTCCCGGCACTGTAATCTTATTACAAGGAGATTTAGGTGCAGGCAAAACTACATTGGTTCAAGGTATCGCTGAAGGTTTAGGAATCTCGGACTCGATTGAGAGTCCTACTTTCACACTGATTAACGAGTATTTTGGAGGTCGAATTCCGCTGTATCATCTAGATTTGTATCGACTAGAACCCGAAGAAGTGGAGGCTTTGCACTTAGAAAGTTATTGGGACGGGTTAGAAATGGATTTGGGAATTGTGGCGATCGAATGGGCGGAAAGATTGCAGTACAAACCAGAAAATTATTTGCAAATTTCTTTAAGTTATCTAGATAACGGGCGGCAAGCTGAAGTAATTGGTAATGGCGATTTATTGGATTGGCAATGGGAAAATTGA
- a CDS encoding YvcK family protein, with product MSISSLPKALRVLAKAKQVFAQSRNPYPPSLRNGRVHQWFKWLAPGLLVKRWLLISASGVVLATLGLAIWTGMTPIFFLLQLLRNFLAWIAEVVPNYVSGPIIIAGGILLILWGQTRSLNSITQVLMPEGNEELVDRLLHHRRLHRGPKIVALGGGTGLSNLLRGLKDYSAKITAIVTVADDGGSSGRLRREIGVLPPGDIRNCLAALADEEKLLTELFQYRFRAGDGLVGHSFGNLFLTAMSDIAGDLEQAIAASSKVLAVRGEVLPATLSDVSLWAELADGRRIEGESSITKANGQILKIGCNPANPPALPRAVEGLREADFIIIGPGSLYTSVIPNLLVPEIADAIANSEVPRIYVCNIMTQPGETDGYSVADHIRAIDRACGRALFDAVVVQGKVPSAKALIRYSQEDSYPVVLDREAVTQLGRRVVIANVMDEDENTGLIRHNSQRLAGMLLRWYGRAQNI from the coding sequence ATGTCAATTAGTTCACTTCCTAAAGCCCTCCGCGTCTTGGCTAAAGCCAAGCAGGTTTTTGCCCAATCCAGAAATCCTTACCCCCCTTCTTTGCGGAACGGGCGAGTTCACCAGTGGTTTAAGTGGTTAGCCCCCGGACTGTTAGTGAAACGGTGGCTGCTGATTAGTGCTAGCGGCGTGGTACTTGCCACTTTGGGTTTAGCGATTTGGACTGGGATGACTCCCATTTTCTTCTTATTGCAATTGTTGAGAAATTTTTTGGCGTGGATTGCGGAAGTTGTTCCTAATTACGTGTCGGGCCCGATCATCATTGCTGGCGGGATTTTATTAATTCTGTGGGGACAAACTCGCAGTTTGAACTCTATTACCCAAGTGCTGATGCCCGAAGGCAACGAGGAACTGGTCGATCGACTCCTCCACCACCGTCGCTTGCACCGCGGCCCGAAAATTGTCGCACTTGGGGGCGGTACGGGCCTTTCTAATTTGCTCAGGGGATTGAAGGATTACAGCGCTAAAATCACTGCTATTGTCACGGTGGCGGATGATGGCGGGTCTTCCGGGCGGCTGCGGCGGGAAATTGGGGTATTGCCGCCGGGAGACATTCGTAATTGTTTGGCGGCTTTGGCAGATGAGGAAAAGTTATTGACTGAGTTATTTCAATATCGTTTCCGGGCTGGTGACGGTTTGGTGGGTCACAGTTTTGGGAATTTGTTTTTGACGGCGATGAGCGATATTGCTGGAGATTTGGAACAGGCGATCGCGGCGAGTTCTAAAGTTTTAGCAGTGAGGGGAGAGGTGCTGCCGGCTACTCTGAGCGATGTTTCTTTGTGGGCAGAACTCGCTGACGGCCGCAGGATTGAGGGGGAGTCCAGCATTACAAAAGCTAACGGGCAAATCCTCAAAATAGGCTGTAATCCTGCTAATCCTCCGGCATTACCTAGGGCTGTGGAAGGTCTTCGGGAAGCGGATTTTATTATTATTGGGCCGGGGAGTCTTTATACGAGTGTCATTCCGAATTTGTTGGTGCCGGAAATTGCTGATGCGATCGCCAACAGCGAAGTTCCGCGCATTTATGTGTGCAATATTATGACTCAGCCGGGGGAAACTGACGGATACAGTGTTGCAGACCACATTCGGGCGATCGACCGCGCTTGTGGCAGGGCGCTGTTCGATGCTGTAGTCGTTCAAGGAAAAGTCCCTTCTGCAAAGGCTTTGATCCGCTATTCTCAGGAGGATTCTTATCCGGTGGTACTCGATCGAGAAGCCGTGACGCAATTGGGGCGACGAGTTGTCATCGCCAATGTCATGGATGAAGATGAAAATACGGGTTTAATTCGCCACAATTCGCAAAGGTTGGCGGGGATGTTGCTGCGTTGGTACGGCCGCGCGCAGAACATTTAA
- a CDS encoding ABC transporter ATP-binding protein has product MPEPLIELKGVSKSFGQNPILDQVDLRIYRGEALAIIGPSGTGKSTILRIIAGLLAPDAGEVFVQGQRRVGWVDDVADPIGIGMVFQQAALFDSLTVEENVGFLLYQHSKLPRRRIRELVEEKLEMVGLPRIGERYPAQLSGGMRKRVSFARAIMANPDNDRDNPEVLLYDEPTAGLDPIASTVIEDLIRELQAANGVCSTYAIVTHQDSTIRRTADRIVFLYRGKVQWEGTVNDIASTDNLLIRQFFSGSVTGPIPALG; this is encoded by the coding sequence ATGCCTGAGCCACTAATCGAACTCAAGGGGGTAAGTAAGTCCTTCGGCCAGAACCCGATCCTCGATCAAGTCGATCTGAGGATTTATCGGGGAGAGGCCCTGGCAATTATTGGCCCTTCCGGGACGGGGAAATCTACGATTCTGCGGATAATTGCGGGTTTGTTGGCCCCGGATGCCGGTGAGGTTTTTGTTCAGGGACAGCGCAGGGTCGGATGGGTGGACGACGTGGCAGATCCGATCGGAATTGGGATGGTTTTTCAGCAAGCGGCTTTGTTTGATTCGCTGACGGTGGAGGAGAATGTCGGTTTTTTACTTTACCAGCATTCTAAGCTGCCGCGCCGCCGCATTCGGGAATTGGTGGAGGAAAAGTTGGAGATGGTGGGTTTGCCGCGAATTGGCGAACGCTATCCGGCGCAGTTGTCTGGGGGAATGAGGAAGCGGGTAAGTTTTGCCCGCGCTATCATGGCGAATCCTGATAATGACAGGGATAATCCAGAGGTTTTGCTGTACGACGAACCGACGGCGGGTTTAGATCCGATCGCTTCGACGGTAATTGAAGATTTAATCCGTGAGTTGCAGGCGGCTAACGGTGTTTGCAGCACTTATGCGATCGTCACTCACCAAGACAGTACCATCCGCCGCACTGCCGATCGCATCGTGTTTCTCTATCGAGGCAAAGTGCAGTGGGAGGGAACTGTCAATGACATTGCATCGACCGATAATTTACTGATCAGACAATTTTTTAGCGGCAGTGTTACTGGGCCAATTCCAGCGCTTGGATAG
- a CDS encoding MCE family protein, giving the protein MRSRTVREGSVGLLILVGIGLFGGLVLWLRGVQLGNRSYKFAVEFGSAQGMQIGTPIRYRGVAVGKITALQPGSNGVHVTLEIAPGTLVIPRDVTIEANKSGLIGESSIDITPNSILPESLLTANPLSADCPPEIVCNNSRLKGQAGVTIDELIRSTVRLANFYTDPALFNNIKSLAENTANTAKGAAKLTQDLSSLTKTAQAEIKTLNQSVRGDIGSLNQSVKTEIGSLNQSLKGEARSLNQSLKGEASTLNQSLKTEISAVAADVSKVAATADTSTKAVSAAAINSANSVTQAANQVTLTANQLNSLVTTNRASLVSTLNNMNQSSQELQVAVSSLSPTINRINQGQLLNNLEVLSANAAQASGSLRDLSSQVNNPTTLLLLQQTLDSARATFQNVQKITSDVDDLTGDPAFRHNIRRLFNGLGGLLGSTEQLRHQVKVTQTLAPLSEKVNASTPARNQSIEPGFLSLNKQQKLPVIPSKTARSPEPVAPENTP; this is encoded by the coding sequence ATGCGATCGCGAACTGTAAGAGAAGGTTCTGTCGGGCTCTTAATTTTAGTAGGAATCGGTTTATTTGGCGGCTTAGTGCTGTGGCTGCGGGGCGTGCAGCTAGGGAACCGCAGCTACAAATTCGCCGTAGAATTTGGCAGCGCCCAAGGAATGCAAATAGGCACGCCCATCAGGTATCGTGGGGTTGCAGTCGGTAAAATTACCGCCCTCCAACCGGGTTCCAACGGCGTACACGTGACGCTGGAGATTGCCCCCGGTACTTTAGTGATTCCCCGGGATGTTACGATCGAAGCGAATAAATCCGGTTTAATTGGCGAATCGTCGATCGACATTACGCCCAACTCGATTTTGCCAGAATCATTACTTACCGCCAATCCCCTTAGTGCCGACTGTCCCCCTGAGATCGTCTGCAACAATTCGCGCTTAAAAGGTCAAGCTGGAGTCACTATCGACGAACTTATTCGATCCACAGTCCGCCTAGCTAATTTCTACACTGACCCCGCGCTGTTTAACAATATTAAATCTCTTGCCGAGAATACAGCCAACACCGCTAAAGGTGCAGCTAAACTCACCCAAGATTTATCGAGTTTAACTAAAACTGCCCAAGCGGAAATAAAAACTTTAAATCAATCTGTAAGGGGAGACATTGGGAGCTTAAATCAATCTGTAAAAACCGAAATAGGAAGTTTAAATCAATCCTTAAAGGGGGAAGCCCGCAGTTTAAATCAATCCTTAAAGGGAGAAGCAAGCACCTTAAATCAATCGCTCAAGACGGAAATATCAGCAGTCGCCGCTGATGTTTCTAAAGTAGCAGCTACGGCGGACACTTCCACAAAAGCCGTATCTGCCGCTGCGATAAATTCTGCTAATTCAGTAACTCAAGCCGCTAATCAAGTTACATTAACAGCCAACCAACTCAATTCTTTAGTAACAACCAACCGCGCCAGTTTAGTCTCAACTCTGAATAATATGAATCAAAGCAGTCAGGAACTGCAGGTAGCAGTCAGCAGTTTGAGTCCCACAATTAATCGAATCAACCAAGGACAATTACTGAACAATTTAGAAGTTTTATCAGCGAATGCTGCCCAAGCTTCTGGTAGTTTGCGAGATTTATCCAGCCAGGTAAACAATCCCACGACTTTGCTATTATTGCAGCAAACTCTAGATTCTGCACGAGCTACATTTCAGAACGTCCAGAAAATTACTTCCGATGTGGATGATTTGACAGGAGATCCGGCTTTCCGCCATAACATTCGCAGGTTGTTCAACGGATTGGGAGGCTTATTGGGCTCGACAGAACAACTACGACACCAAGTTAAAGTAACTCAAACATTAGCTCCCCTTTCTGAGAAAGTAAATGCGAGTACACCTGCCAGAAATCAATCAATAGAGCCTGGATTTCTCAGCTTGAACAAACAGCAAAAACTGCCTGTTATACCTTCTAAAACTGCCAGATCACCAGAACCAGTGGCTCCCGAAAATACCCCTTAA
- a CDS encoding Uma2 family endonuclease, translating into MTATTLKEKLDQPLLFPGLTWEQFKTLEPMLDIPGVRLLFLDGILEIQKRPGRKHETAKGRIGALVETYMMAAGIDFTPTESRTLENESRLVKCEADKSYELGTDRERPYLAIEVVATGGGIDKLEAYKRLQIPEVGFWDNSRLSLYALRQQGYEEIASSQLLPELHIGLLVRCVNMPSHVEAIKEFKRAIDLNTTNRNIAIN; encoded by the coding sequence ATGACTGCAACAACCTTAAAAGAGAAATTAGATCAGCCGTTGCTATTTCCAGGGTTAACTTGGGAACAATTCAAAACCTTAGAACCCATGCTCGATATTCCAGGGGTTCGGCTGTTATTTTTAGATGGGATACTGGAGATTCAGAAAAGGCCTGGAAGAAAACACGAAACAGCCAAGGGACGTATCGGTGCGTTGGTAGAAACTTACATGATGGCGGCAGGAATCGATTTCACCCCTACGGAGTCTCGGACATTAGAAAATGAATCGCGACTGGTGAAGTGTGAAGCAGACAAGTCTTACGAATTGGGTACTGACAGAGAACGTCCATATTTAGCGATCGAAGTAGTAGCCACTGGCGGTGGAATTGATAAGCTAGAGGCTTACAAACGGCTGCAAATCCCTGAAGTCGGGTTTTGGGATAACAGCCGACTGTCTCTGTATGCTCTCAGACAGCAAGGATACGAAGAGATTGCGAGTTCCCAATTGCTCCCAGAACTCCATATTGGTTTACTCGTCAGGTGTGTTAATATGCCGAGTCATGTTGAGGCAATTAAGGAATTCAAAAGGGCGATCGATCTCAATACTACCAACAGGAATATAGCTATCAATTAA
- a CDS encoding tetratricopeptide repeat protein: MESIQKKSSPRPVNKGDRTKQIFALVSMVSFGGSAIFGIFSLFSSGLSSQHQQKQTPVAVSQESLLAAQERGYKTVLQREPQNQTALEGLANVRLQMNNGKGAIEPLENLVKLYPDRADYKELLGQARQTIEGKK; the protein is encoded by the coding sequence ATGGAAAGTATACAGAAAAAATCTAGCCCTCGTCCCGTTAATAAGGGCGATCGAACTAAGCAGATTTTTGCGTTAGTATCAATGGTTTCGTTTGGTGGTTCTGCTATTTTTGGTATTTTCAGTCTGTTCAGCAGCGGTTTGAGCAGCCAGCACCAGCAAAAGCAGACGCCTGTGGCTGTTTCCCAGGAATCTCTGCTGGCGGCGCAGGAACGGGGATATAAAACGGTTTTGCAGCGGGAACCTCAGAATCAGACGGCTCTGGAGGGGTTGGCAAATGTGCGGTTGCAGATGAATAATGGGAAAGGGGCGATCGAGCCTTTGGAGAACTTGGTGAAGTTGTATCCTGACAGAGCTGATTATAAGGAGCTTTTGGGGCAGGCGCGACAGACAATAGAAGGAAAAAAATAG